One part of the Candidatus Zixiibacteriota bacterium genome encodes these proteins:
- a CDS encoding porin family protein, translating to MLKKLICLFIFGALIFSSTSRAEFSSDNISLGFVGGFNIANVAGHAEETKSKTGLCFGGYINYAQNRYLSYQLELILNGKGYKITDEPYYDTANDFRGYRDLTYTFTYIEIPVLTKLTFLGGEKASLFLAGGGFFGMILNSKIRVENAELALDLDMENAKGADLGYVIGGGLNLRAGESGWVFVETRYEASFVGPIQGEDQKSRIISVRFGYWF from the coding sequence ATGTTGAAAAAACTGATATGTCTTTTTATCTTTGGCGCTTTGATTTTCAGCTCTACCTCTCGGGCGGAATTTTCATCGGATAATATAAGCCTTGGTTTTGTCGGCGGCTTTAATATCGCCAATGTTGCCGGGCATGCAGAAGAAACCAAATCCAAAACCGGACTATGTTTCGGCGGTTATATCAATTACGCGCAGAACCGGTATTTATCTTATCAATTGGAATTAATCTTAAACGGCAAAGGTTACAAAATTACGGACGAACCGTACTATGATACGGCCAATGATTTCCGCGGGTATCGTGACCTGACTTACACTTTCACTTATATTGAAATTCCGGTTTTAACCAAATTGACATTTTTAGGCGGCGAAAAGGCTTCGCTGTTTCTGGCGGGCGGCGGATTTTTCGGAATGATATTGAATTCGAAGATACGGGTGGAAAACGCAGAATTGGCTTTGGATCTTGACATGGAGAATGCTAAAGGAGCTGACCTGGGTTATGTTATCGGAGGCGGGTTAAACTTACGAGCCGGGGAATCCGGTTGGGTTTTCGTTGAAACAAGATACGAGGCGAGTTTTGTCGGTCCCATTCAGGGTGAAGATCAAAAAAGCCGGATAATCAGTGTGCGTTTCGGATATTGGTTTTAG
- the acpS gene encoding holo-ACP synthase, producing the protein MVFSTGIDIVEIKRIGRIYDRYRDKFLKRLYTEEEIEILRRRPAVMLSAMAGKFAAKEAVMKALGVIFNKGVYLRDIEILNQPSGMPYVRLPKRLHEGLSGKQILISITHESSYAAAVAIVSGE; encoded by the coding sequence TTGGTTTTTTCGACCGGTATTGACATTGTGGAAATCAAACGAATCGGAAGGATTTATGATCGCTATCGTGATAAGTTCCTGAAAAGATTATATACGGAAGAAGAAATCGAAATACTGCGAAGGCGGCCCGCGGTCATGCTATCTGCTATGGCCGGGAAATTCGCGGCCAAAGAAGCGGTTATGAAAGCCCTGGGAGTTATTTTTAACAAGGGTGTTTATTTGAGAGATATTGAAATTTTGAATCAACCGTCGGGCATGCCGTATGTCCGTTTGCCGAAAAGGTTGCATGAAGGTCTTTCGGGCAAACAAATATTGATTTCTATAACTCATGAAAGCAGTTACGCCGCGGCCGTCGCGATAGTAAGCGGGGAGTAG